In Melioribacteraceae bacterium, the DNA window GAATTAAGAAACGACCGGCCGAATTCTGAATAAAAATCCCTAGTCCTTGAATAAAGATGCGGCTGAAATACAGCAACCAGTCTCCGGTTCCAGCCCCTTCTAATTCCGTCGAGAGTAACGTTAATTTCTGTCGGGTGGTGGCCATAATCATCAATTACCATTATTTCATTGTCATACTTCTTTTCGAAACGTCTGTAAACTCCGGCGAAAGAACCGAGTGCTTTCTGAATTATATTGAAGCCGACCCCCATCTCATAAGCAATCGTTACAGCTACAAGAGAATTACGGACATTATGAAGCCCGGGTATATTCAATTTAATTCTGCCGAGTTCTCTGCCTTTATATACAAGTGTATATTCCGAAGAATTTTCCTTATGGATAATATCTACAGCGCGAACATCAGCCTGAGGTGTAAGACCATAAGTAAATATTTTCTTATTGATAAGAGGAATAATATCCTGAAGCGCAGGTTCATCCAGACATAGAACAACAAAACCGAAAAACGGAACTTTATTTGCAAATTCAATGAATGCCGATTTAATATCTTCAAGATCTTTATATGTATCCAGGTGTTCTTTTTCGAGAGTTGTTAGAGCTGCGATTACAGGAGTAAGTTTCAGGAATGTCCTGTCGAATTCATCAGCTTCAACAACGATGTACTCTCCTTTTCCAAGACGGGCATTTGTGCCGCCAAGACTGCTCAGTTTACCGCCTACAATTATCGTAGGATCGATAGCCGCTTCGGTAAGAACAAGTCCGACCATCGAAGTAGTAGTTGTTTTTCCGTGAGTACCGGCAATGCCGATACCGTATTTCATCCTCATACACTCAGCTAACATTTCCGAGCGTTTGATCACCGGTATTTTTCTTTCGATAGCAGCTTTAACTTCCGGATTATCAAGATTAACAGCAGAAGAATAGACAACAACATCAGCCTCTTTCAGGTTTTCGGAAGAATGGCCCTCGTAGATTTTAATGCCGAGGCTTTCGAGGCGGTCGGTCACTTCAGTCTTATTGAGGTCGGATCCTGTAATAGTGAATCCCTGACTCAAGAGGATCTCGGCGATACCGCTCATACCGATTCCGCCGATACCGATGAAGTGAACATTCTTTACAGTTTGCATCATCATGATAAAAAATCCTTATAAACTTTCGGCCATTTTAATTATGCTACCGGCAATTATTTTAACGGCGTCCGGTTTTGCAAAGGCCTTAATATTTTCTCTAAGTGAATTCAATTTCATTTCATCCGAAATCAATTCTACAATTACAGGAAAGAGATCCGATTTCAAATTTTTATCTTCAATCATAATTGCAGCAGAGGCATCGCTGATGGCCCTGGCATTCTTTGTCTGATGATCCGCCGCAACATGAGAAGAAGGAACAAAGATTACAGGAATACCGAGAAACGATACTTCGGTAATTGTTGTGGCTCCGGCTCTTGCGATAAGCAGGTCGCAGGCCGAATATGCTGCCGACATATCATCAATAAACCTCATTACCCTTACATTAACTCCCTCAAACTTTTTATACTGCTCATAGTAGAAGGGACCTGTCTGCCAGATCAGTTGAATATTTTTACTAATCAGTTTAGTAACAGAGAGAGCAACAGCTTCGTTAATATCGCGGGCGCCTCCGCTTCCACCGATAATAAGAACCGTTTTTTTATCCGTCGTCAGTGCAAATTTTTTCAGAGCATCGGATTTTGGTATCAAGTTCAGATTCAACCGGACCGGATTACCGGTTAGTTTTAATTTCTGCTGGTCGCGGAAATATTTTTTTGATTCTTCAAACGTTATATGAATCTCATCAGCCTTCTTTTCGAGAAGTCTGTTAGTGACACCCGGATAGCTATTTTGTTCGAGCAGAACTATTTTCGATCCCAGAACAGAAGCGCCCCATACAGCAGGGCCGGAGACATATGCGCCGGATCCAATTGCCACTCTCGGTTTAAATTTCATTGCGATCAAAAGCGATTGAACCATTGAGACGAACAATTTAAGCGGGAAAAGAATATTTGCGAATGTAAGCTTTCGAGAGAATCCGCTTATCCAGATCGACTTAAAATTAAATCCGTATTCGGGAACCACGCGGGATTCAATTTTATCCGCGGTTCCAACAAATAAAATTTCGGCTTCTGGTTTCATCAATTTAATCTGCTGTGCAACTGCAAGAGCAGGATAAAGATGTCCCCCGGTTCCGCCGCCCGCAAATAGAAAACGATATATAGTTGTTCCGCTCATCCTACCTGTGCAATCCTTAATTCTTCTGTTGCCATCGACTGACGGGCAACATTTACAATAATTCCTGTTGATACTGCAAAAAGGATAATAGACGTTCCGCCGAAGCTTATGAAAGGAAGTGTAATACCTGTCGTAGGAAGTATTCCGGTTACCACTCCCGCATTAATAAAAGCACTTAGAATAATGTTGAAACCGAGTCCGAAGACAAGCAGCTGTCCAAATTGATCCTGAGATTTTTTAGCTATTATCAGACAAATAATAAAAAGAACGAGATAGAAGAAGAGAACTGCAACAGTTCCAACAAAGCCCATTTCCTCTCCGAGGATAGAAAAAATAAAATCTCCGTAAGATTCGGGAAGGAAAAGATCGCTTTGCCTGCTGTGTCCTAATCCGAGTCCGAACCAGCCCCCGCTGCCGAGCGCAATTTTAGCCTGTGTAACCTGAATATTAATATCACCGCCGGAGGACAAACTGTTTATATAAGTTAAAACTCTTTCGCGCGAGTGTTTGAATATCATAATTCCGATTGAAGCAATGCCGAAAACGGAAAGGAAAGTAAATCCGATATGCTTAAATCTTGCGCCGCCGATATATAGCAAAGTGAATCCCGTTGCGGCAATTATGAGACTCGTGCTTACATTAGGCTGAATAAGAATCAGTCCGCTTACAACAATTATCCAGATAAGAGGAAAAACAAATCCACCCTTGAATTCGGAAATTTTCTGATCGAACTTTTCAATCATAACCGCCAGATGCATAATCAGAATCAGTTTTGCCGCTTCCGAAGGCTGGAACTGAATAAAACCGAGGTCGATCCATCTTGCAGCCCCTTTCACTTTAGGAGCAAAAAGAAATGTAAATACCAGCAGAGCAATTACACCGATTAAAAGATATTTGCTGTATTTGCGGTAGTTGTCATACGGTATCTGGGCGAAAACCCAGAATAAAAATCCGGCAGCAATAACTTTCCAGAGATGAGATTTGAAAAGGAAATAAATGTTATTGAATTTCGAGATGCTGTATGTACCGCTCGCGGTAAAAACCATAATTGCGCCGAGAAGCATAAATGCAACCACAAGCAGAATGAATATTTTTAATAGACCTTTCATATTATAGATTATTAACCGCCTTTTTGAAAACCCTTCCTCTGTGTTCGTAATCCGTGAACATATCGAAACTGGCGCATGCCGGCGATAACAGAACCACTGAACCGGGTAAAGCCTGCAGCATTGCCGATTCAACACATTCCTCGAGAGAGTTTTTTATTTCCGTTTCAACAATTGATTCAAAAAAACTTTTAACTTTTTCAGCCGAAACACCAATGGCATAGATTTTTTTAACATGCCTGCTGATGAGTGATTCAATCTGTGAATAGTCGTTCCCTTTATCTTTACCGCCGAGTATCAGGTAGATCGGTTTTTCAAAACTCTTAAGCGCGACCACAACGGAATCGACATTAGTAGCTTTGGAATCATTGTAGTATTCAACACCATTAAGTTCGCGGACAAATTCAATTCTGTGCTCAACACCATGAAATGACTGAAACGCCCCGCGGATTTTCAAGTTTGGCAGATTTAATGTTTTAGCCACCGCCAGAACCGCCAGAGCATTAGCCACATTGTGTTCACCTTTTATAAAAAGATCCGTAACCGGACAAACTTCTTCTAAAGCGCCGAACCAGGCAAAAAACATCTTACCGTTTCGAACAAAAGCGCCTGCCGGAACTTCCTTAGTAAGTGAGAAGCTTAATTTCTGAACCCGCCTATTCTGCATTGTACGGGATGTGTTAATATCATCGGCATTAAACAAAAAGAAATTCGATTCATCCTGATAAGCAGTAATTTTTATTTTGGAAGCGATGTATTTTTCAAGTTTATTCTCATAACGGTCCATGTGATCAGGAGTAATATTCAGTATGATCGAGAAAAAGGGTTTGAATTTTTCAGTAAAGTCGAGCTGGAAGCTTGAAGTTTCGAGAGCAACAAATTGATCCTCTTTAACATCCAGAACAATATCGGAAAAGGCATTGCCGATATTTCCGGCCGAATAAGATTTGATTCCGCATTCGTTCAGCGTATGGTTCATAAGAGCCGTTGTAGTTGTTTTTCCGTTAGTACCGGTAATTGCGATTATTCCGCCTTTACAGAACCACGAGGCAAATTCAACCTCGCTAATAATTTTTATTTTTCTTGCAGCCGCGTTTTTTAGTACTACCGAGTCTGTTGGAACACCCGGACTTGTAATGATAAGATCACATTCATAAACTCTTTCCGAATGTCCGCCAAGTTCAAAATCGATTCCTTCCGATTCAAAAAGAGCAATTGATGTTTTCAGTTTTTCCTCGCTACCCGAATCACTTACAAACGGAACAGCGCCGAGTTTTTTTGAGAGTCGTGCAGCGCCAATCCCGCTTCTAACAGCGCCGATAATCGATATTTTCTTCCCTTTTATTTCCATTACCTTATCTTAAATGAAGCGAGACTGATTATTGTTAAAATGATAGTAATGATATAGAACCTTACTACGATTTTGGGTTCAGCCCAATCGAGTTTTTCAAAATGGTGATGAATCGGCGCCATCTTAAAGACTCTTCTGCCTTCTCCGTATTTCCGTTTGGTAAATTTGAAATAGAGGCGTTGGATAATAACAGACAGGGTTTCAGCGAAATAGATGCCACCGAGAATCGGGATAAGAAGATCTTTCTTAATCACAATCATTATTACACCGAAAGCACCGCCCAGCGCTAGCGATCCGGTATCGCCCATAAAAATCTGAGCAGGATAAAAATTGAACCAGAGAAATCCGAGTCCCGCACCGATCAGAGCTGCAATAAAAACGGTAAGTTCACCGCTTCCGGATATGTAAAAAATATTCAGGTAATCGGCGTAAATAACATTGCCCGTCATATAAGAAATTATCGCGAGCGCGAGCATCACAATTATCATCGTTCCAATTGCAAGACCATCCAGGCCGTCAGTAAGATTTACGGCGTTGGAAGTTGCGGTTATAATGAAAATGACCCATGGTATATAGAGGTATGAAAAATCCCAGTTAAGATTTTTGAAAAAGGGCAATGTCGTTTGAGTATTATAGTTCGAGAACTCGGGCAAATAGTAGACTGCCAATCCAACAATAAGTCCAACAAAAATCTGCCCGATCAATTTATAGCGGGCAATCAATCCCTGCGGAAGTTTTTTCACAACTTTAAGATAGTCATCCAGAAATCCGACAATTCCGAGAACAACAGTAGCGAAGAGGACCAGCAGAATAAAAATGCTTTTGATATCGCTCCAGAGGAGAACCGGAAGTACAACAGAGAATAGTATAATCAATCCGCCCATCGTCGGAGTCCCTGCTTTTTTCTTATGAGTAGCTGGTCCTTCTTCGCGAATCGGCTGGTCTACCTGTCTTGCTTTTAATTTTGCAATGATTCTGGGTCCGATATAGAAAGACAAAATCAAAGCGGTAATTGCCGCGAGTGCTGACCGGAAAGTAAGAAACCGGAACAGATCGAATCCGGGCGGATTAAATTTTTCGTTGATGTAATCAAATAGATAGTAGAACATTATTCAAACCTTTTCTCCAGAATGTTTACAAATTCTTCCATCTTCATTCCACGCGAGCCTTTAACCAGAATTACCGAGTTTTCGATCTCCTCATACTTCAGATAGAGAGAAAGTGCCTCGCGTAAATGGAAGTGAATTGATTTAATGTTTCTCTTCCTTAGTTGATCCGTCAGACTTCCCATTGCCTTACCTACGGTAAGGACAAACAGTTGTTTGTCGTATGTAAAAATTTTTGCAAGTTCTCTATGAATTTTTTCCGATTGCTTGCCTAACTCGAAGATATCCCCGAGTACAACGATTTTTAATTTAAAAGTTCTGATCCGTTTAACCAGATCGTAGGCTGCTGCAACAGAAGCCGGACTGGAGTTATAAGTATCGTCGATCAGTACAGCTTTATGAAACTTTTTAACATCGAGGCGGCCGTGAACCGGAGTTAATTTTTCCGCACCCTGCTTAATCAATTTACCAGAAAGTCCGACCTGTTTTGCTATTGCAGCCGCAGCCAGAAAATTCGCGGCATTCGATTGACCGTAAATGGGCAATGTGATTGGTCCGGAAGCTTGGTTAATCTTTATTATAGTGCGGCCGTCGTCTGTATAACCCAACAACTTTCCTTTAAGGTCCGGATTTTTATTGAAACCGTACGTTATCACATTCGGATACTTTTTAATATTCGAGGCGATTATCGGATCATCTGTGTTGGCAAGAATGATTCCGCCTCTTTTGGCAGTTTCGTCGAACAGAGCAGATTTTTCCCTGTAGATCATTTTTTTGTTTTTCAGAAACTCGATGTGTGAATCACCAATATTAGTTATAAGAGAGAGATCGGGCCGTGAAATTTTTGCGGAATAAGGAATCTCGCCAATATGATTCGTTCCCTGTTCCAGAATAAGCATTTCACAATTTTCATCTGCAGATAAGATTGTAATAGGAACACCGATATGGTTGTTATTATTCGCTTCGGTTTTAACAACCTTATATTTTTCGTTAAGAAGAACAGCTGCAATTTCTTTAGTTGTAGTTTTTCCTGTGCTTCCTGTAATTGAAATCACTTTAGCATTCAGTTTGTCTCTCCATAAAGCAGCTAGGTCGCCAAGTGCTTTAACAGTATCTTCAACTGTAATTACAGGAATATTCAACGAACGGAATTTGTTATAATTCTTTTTGTTTATTAATACCGATCCGGCCCCTTTTTCAACTGCTTCCGGTATGAAATTGTGCCCGTCGTATTTTTCACCTTTTATGGCAACAAAGATGGAGCCCCGCAGTTTTTTGCGGGAATCAATTTGAATTGATCTTGCCGGACTGTAATTATCCGGATTATAAATAACCGCCGTCGGCAGATTAAAAATGTCTTCGATTGTAATTTTTATTTTGCCCATTCGTCCAGATATTTTTCTGAAATTTCTTTATCGGAGAAATGTTTCCTTACTCCGTTTATTTCCTGATAATTCTCATGTCCTTTTCCGGCAATCAGAACAACAGCATTATCCTCGCTCTCAAATATTGCTGCACGAATAGCTTCTTCCCTGTTTTCTATTATTCTGTAATTATTATTTTTAATTCCCATCTGTATCTCGTTAATAATGAGATACGGATCTTCAGTTCTGGGATTATCCGAAGTGACATAGACACGGTCGCTCATAGAAGAGGCAATTTCACCCATAAGCGGCCTTTTAGTTCTATCTCTGTCTCCGCCGCAGCCGAATACGGTGTAGACCGGCCGTTCTTTCCTAACGATATGATGAACAGCAAGAAGCGCCTGTTTAAGACTATCCGATGTATGGGAATAATCGATTATCACTTTTTTATTTTTTCTTGATACAATTTCAAATCTGCCCGGCACCTGTTTAGCCGCTTTGATTCCTTCAACGGCTGTGAGAGGATCGATTCCGTCGAGTAGAGCTACCGCAAATGCCGAAGCGGCATTGTATGCATTAAAATGTCCCGCCAGTTTTGTTGATAGATTATATTCCTTCCCCTCATAAGTTATATTGAATGTAGTTCCGTCGAGATCAAATTCAATACTGCCGATTTTGAAATCGGCTTTATCGGAGGTTCCGTAAGAGAATTTTTCAGCTTTGGAATCTTTTATAAGGAGTTTCGATTTAGGATCATCCAGATTATATATCACATAACCATCGGGACCGATCATATCGAAGAGAATTTTTTTTGAATGAAGGTAATGTTCCTCCGTTTTATGGTAATCCATATGATCGGAAGTAATGTTGGTAAAGACTCCCGCATGGAATTTAAGACAATCTGCACGGTGCAGATGCAGCGCATGCGAGGAGACTTCCATTGCACAATGAGTAGAACCGCTTTTGACCATTTCGTTAAGAAGGAAATTAATTTCATGCGACTGTGGTGTTGTAAGTAGTGTCTTTACTTCATTGCTGCCAATGTAATTCGCAATTGTTCCGATGAGACCGGAATTGAATCCGGCATAGTCAAATACACTCTTGATATAGAAAGCTGTGGTTGTTTTTCCCTTAGTACCTGTAATCCCGATCAGTTTTAATTTACGGGAGGGTTCCTTATAAAATTGACTTGCAAACCTGGCCAGCGAGATTCTTGTATCATCAACAACTATTTTAACAGATCCGGAGTGAGCGAAGAGATGATCGGGTACCAGCTCGGGTTTGCTTAGTACAACTGCTGCAGCACCGCGGCTGATTACATCTGGTATGAATTTATGTCCGTCTGTTTTAAATCCATCAATTGCAAAGAAAAGAGTTTTATTGCCGACAGTTCTTGAATCAATAGAGAGGGAGTCAATTTCCTTGAATTCTGCTCTACCCGAGACCTGGATAACCTTAACCTTATTTAACAGTTCAGATAATTTCATCAATTAATTCTGTTATTATTCAATTTACTTACAGGTTCGCATTTAATTAAGCACGTATCGCCGGGTGAAAACGGAGCACCCGGTTCGATGCTCTGTCCAACAACTTTTCCGGCACCCGAAATTTTGTATTCGAGCCCGAGTTCATTCAATTGAGCGATGGCATCCCTTAGTGAACGATTTTTAAGATCAGGCATTGTAGTTCTTGATTCATTAAAAATTCTCCTGGCGGTTGTCCGGTTCTTATTGTTTGCAGAAATGTTGAGATAACTTTTTGATGTGGAAACCGGCGATGTCTTAAGATCAGCAATAAATTTATCGGCAATATTTTTATTCCGCTTAATCAATTTCTTTTCCGGTACAAGAGTCAGATCCGCATCAACTATTTTTCTTGCAACTTCCTTAAATATAGGAGCTGCAACGAGTCCGCCGTACTTACCTACCTGCGGGGCATTAACGAGAATAAGGCACACAATTTTGGGATTATCCGCCGGAAAGAATCCGATAAACGACGAATTATGTTTTTTCCTTGAGTAGGAATTATCAATCAGCAATTGAGCTGTACCCGTTTTACCTCCGACGATAACATCATCCAGTTGAGCCGGTGTTCCAGTTCCATGTTCAACAACACCAACCATTAACTCCCTAATTAAATCCGAAGTTTCTTTCCTAATGACATTTCTGATTTTAACCGGATGTGTTTCTTCCAGAATTTTACCATTCTGATCCGAAACCGATTTCATGACAAACGGCTGATAAAGAGTACCGCCATTAATTAAAGAACTGAAAGCCGCTATCATCTGAAGAGGCGTAACCGAAATTTCATAACCGTATGAAAGAAAGGGTTTCGTAACGGCCGAGAAACTATTCGGTTTTTTAAGAAGTCCCGAAGCTTCTCCCGGAAGATCAATTGAAGTAGGATTGCCGAATCCGAAATCCCTTAAAAATTTATAAAACAAATCATCCGGAATGCGATGTGAAAGTTTTGCCATTCCTACGTTACTCGATTGTTCAAGGATTTCCCGGACAGTTAAACTCGTATGCGGATGTGTGTCGGATATTTTTACTCCCTTGAAATAATACGTACCTTTTTCTGTGTCAATTATCTCGTCTGTCTTTGCCAGTTTCTGTTCAAACAGAATAGACATCGAGATTGATTTCATTGTAGATCCGGGTTCATAAGTATCTGTAAGGAGCCGGTTTCTTCTAACCTGATCCGGGAATATTTCGTAGTTAGCGGGATCAAAGTCCGGTGAATTCGACATAGCAAGGATTTCGCCGGAATCAGGATTCATAATAATACCGACAGCGGATTCGCCTTCATATTTCTCCAATCCTTTAGATAATTCCTCTTCAAGAATCTGCTGATAAGTTTTGTTTATAGTAAGTGTGATATTATTCCCGGCCGAAGGAGAGCGGGATTCGTTTTCATTAACGGAAACAATCCGTCCAAGCACATCTTTTTCAAAAACATAGTATCCGTCGGTACCGATTAGCTTTTCATTATAAACTTTTTCAACACCGTCCACACCGGTCATTTTCTTATCAACATATCCGAGAAGATGCGAAGCAAGGCTTCCGTAAGGATATACTCGTGAAAAATCCTCTTCATAAAACAGACCTTCTATTACAACTTTCTTAAGCTGAAGTGCTTTTTCCATCGGGACTTTTTTTTCGAGGCAGACATTTTTAAAACCGTTTTCGATCAGCGCGAGATAGTGATTTTTGTTTTTTCCGAACAATCCGGAGAAAAGAGATGCAACAGAATCCGCTTTTTGAGAATCGATCATACGGGTATCGACTAAGAAGGAGATATTATCACTTGTATAAGAGAGTACTTCACCGTTTCTGTCGGAAATAGTACCGCGACCGGCTTTAACGGTTTGAGGTTTGTTCTGCTGTCTCCCGGCAATAAGTGAATAGTATTCATTTCCGGAGATCTGAATAACATAAAGCCTTACGCTAAGCGCAATGAAGCCGAAGAGGAGAATAAAAGTAATGATCAGGGCTCTTTTATTAATCATATTTTCCGTTTGTAATTTTCTCTACCTGATTAATCTGTTCTTTTGATACAACTATTGATTCAAGATTTTCAAAAGGCCGCTGCATACCTAGGGAATCAATGGCAAATTTTACAATTCGGTCTTCAGCCGAAAGTTTTTGGATCTCGACAAACAACGATTGAATTCTATTTTTCTTTTCGGCAAGAGACTCATTTTTATTCAGCCGTTCCCTGTTCATATTTTTTATTTCAGTAAGTGAAGCCACATAAACAAAGAGAGCAACCGCAGCGGCGATAATTACCACAATAAAAATTTTCAATGAAGATCCTTTCATATCAAGTCCTGACAGCGGCTCTCAATTTTGCACTTCTTGATCTTTTATTTTCTTTGATTTCGTTTTCGCCTGGAAGAATTGGCTTTGAATTCACAATTCTTAATCTTTTTTCCTTGCCGCAGATGCAAACCGGAGTGCCGGGCGGACAAATGCATTCAAGGCTTTCGTACTTAAATTTTTCTTTAACAATTCTGTCTTCGAGGGAATGATAAGTAAGTACAACTATACTCCCGTTAATATTCAAAAGGTTGACAGCTTTATCTAAAAATATTTTTAATTCATCCAATTCATTATTCACATAGATTCTAAGAGCCTGAAAAACCCTTGATAAAGTTTTTGATTGAAATCTTTCGGGTACAATCTTTTCAATTATTTTTCGCAGTTGAAGCGTAGATTCGAATTTTTGTTTTTCCCTTTCTTCTGAAATGAGTCGGGCAATCTTACGGGCAAGTTTTTCTTCACCGTAATTCCAGATAATTTGTGAAATGAGTTCCTGAGAAAAATTATTCAGGATGTCTGAAGCAGGAGAACCTGCGTTTTTATTCATCCTTAGATCAAGGGGTGCATCTTCTCTAAAAGTAAAGCCCGATTCGATGTTATCGAGCTGATAGGAAGAAACCCCTAGATCTACAAAGATGCCGTCAAATTTTTCAATGAACTCAATTTTTGATATAGTATCGATATCGGAAAAACCTGTATTGTAGATAGCGATGCGTTTGTCGTGCTTGAATTTTTCTTTGCAAAAACCAAACGCTTCAAAATCTTTATCCGTTGCAACAAGTTTCCCTTTTTTGTGAAGCCGACTCAGTATTTCCGAAGAGTGCCCGCCAAAACCTATTGTGCCGTCGAAATAAATTCCTTGAATATTACCAACTAATAAATCAACGCTCTCTTTTAAGAGAACCGGCACATGTTGATTCATTTCGGTTTTTTCTGCATCACCTGTTTAGCGATTTCAGCAAACGGTTTTAAATTTTCCTTTTTATGCGATTCATAAACCGCTGGATTCCAGATTTCGATTTTTTTATTCTGACCAAGGATCAGAACATCCTTGTCGATACCCGCAAACTCAAGAAGGTTTTTAGGAACGAGTAGACGTGCCTGAGAATCGAGTTTATCTTCAGCAGCTAATTCGAGCAACATTCTTTTAAATGCCGACTCATCTGGATCAAAATCATCGAGTTGATTAATTCTAACGAGCACTTCATTTTTCCAGGAATCCTGCGGATAGATATCGATACACTGAACAATGCCCCTTGTAATAATAAATGTATCGTTGGCTTCCTGAGTTACGTATTTACGGAATCGTGCCGGTATGCTGATCCGACCCTTTGAATCGACCGAGTATTTAAAGCTGCCTAAAAACATTCTCCACCACTCTTTGGGAAAATTAAACACTATTACCCACTTGCATGCAAAATAACTGATTTTGTATGGGATTGTCAAGATTTTTTTTCTAAAAAATCCAAAAAGATCAGGATTTTGACATAACGCAACAATGAGGGAGAAAACTGGATTTTAGGAATTTAAAGGCTACCTAAATAAAGTCAACACTGAATTGATAACGAGTATTAGAATTAAAGATCAAGGATAGAATTAGGGAGGATGATTAATCTTGATTTGTGGGAAGTAAAGAATTGAGAGCCACCTATAGGACTCGAACCTACGACCCGCTCATTACGAATGAGCTGCTCTACCAGCTGAGCTAAGGTGGCTTAAGGAAATATTATCTCAATTTCTTTTTGTGACGATTTTTACGCAAACGTTTTTTCCGTTTGTGTGTTGCCATTTTATGGCGTTTTCTTTTTCTGCCGCAAGGCATGTTGTACCTCCATTAGTGTGAATTAATTAATTCCTGCGCCCGTTTACCGACATCGCTATTAGGATTAATGGCGACCGCCTTCTTCCACCAATCAACAGCTTCATCGTGCATACCTGCCGATAAGGAAACGATGCCAATATTCAAGTGAGCAATCTGATGTTTCGGTTGAAATTTGAGTGCGTCTTTCATAAACCTCAGAGCATCATCATATTTTCCAAGTTCATAATAACAGACACCCATATCAACCAGAACGTCAGCATTTTTCGGGTCTATCTTTAGATATTCCTGATATTTTTCTATAGCTCTTGGTTTTAAGCCAGAATCATTCAGAAGGTGAGCAAGTTCAAGTAGTTTCGATTTATCCGGTTTTACTTTTAATTCCTCTTCAA includes these proteins:
- a CDS encoding UDP-N-acetylmuramoyl-L-alanyl-D-glutamate--2,6-diaminopimelate ligase, which translates into the protein MKLSELLNKVKVIQVSGRAEFKEIDSLSIDSRTVGNKTLFFAIDGFKTDGHKFIPDVISRGAAAVVLSKPELVPDHLFAHSGSVKIVVDDTRISLARFASQFYKEPSRKLKLIGITGTKGKTTTAFYIKSVFDYAGFNSGLIGTIANYIGSNEVKTLLTTPQSHEINFLLNEMVKSGSTHCAMEVSSHALHLHRADCLKFHAGVFTNITSDHMDYHKTEEHYLHSKKILFDMIGPDGYVIYNLDDPKSKLLIKDSKAEKFSYGTSDKADFKIGSIEFDLDGTTFNITYEGKEYNLSTKLAGHFNAYNAASAFAVALLDGIDPLTAVEGIKAAKQVPGRFEIVSRKNKKVIIDYSHTSDSLKQALLAVHHIVRKERPVYTVFGCGGDRDRTKRPLMGEIASSMSDRVYVTSDNPRTEDPYLIINEIQMGIKNNNYRIIENREEAIRAAIFESEDNAVVLIAGKGHENYQEINGVRKHFSDKEISEKYLDEWAK
- a CDS encoding penicillin-binding protein, with translation MINKRALIITFILLFGFIALSVRLYVIQISGNEYYSLIAGRQQNKPQTVKAGRGTISDRNGEVLSYTSDNISFLVDTRMIDSQKADSVASLFSGLFGKNKNHYLALIENGFKNVCLEKKVPMEKALQLKKVVIEGLFYEEDFSRVYPYGSLASHLLGYVDKKMTGVDGVEKVYNEKLIGTDGYYVFEKDVLGRIVSVNENESRSPSAGNNITLTINKTYQQILEEELSKGLEKYEGESAVGIIMNPDSGEILAMSNSPDFDPANYEIFPDQVRRNRLLTDTYEPGSTMKSISMSILFEQKLAKTDEIIDTEKGTYYFKGVKISDTHPHTSLTVREILEQSSNVGMAKLSHRIPDDLFYKFLRDFGFGNPTSIDLPGEASGLLKKPNSFSAVTKPFLSYGYEISVTPLQMIAAFSSLINGGTLYQPFVMKSVSDQNGKILEETHPVKIRNVIRKETSDLIRELMVGVVEHGTGTPAQLDDVIVGGKTGTAQLLIDNSYSRKKHNSSFIGFFPADNPKIVCLILVNAPQVGKYGGLVAAPIFKEVARKIVDADLTLVPEKKLIKRNKNIADKFIADLKTSPVSTSKSYLNISANNKNRTTARRIFNESRTTMPDLKNRSLRDAIAQLNELGLEYKISGAGKVVGQSIEPGAPFSPGDTCLIKCEPVSKLNNNRIN
- a CDS encoding cell division protein FtsL, which gives rise to MKGSSLKIFIVVIIAAAVALFVYVASLTEIKNMNRERLNKNESLAEKKNRIQSLFVEIQKLSAEDRIVKFAIDSLGMQRPFENLESIVVSKEQINQVEKITNGKYD
- the rsmH gene encoding 16S rRNA (cytosine(1402)-N(4))-methyltransferase RsmH, with amino-acid sequence MNQHVPVLLKESVDLLVGNIQGIYFDGTIGFGGHSSEILSRLHKKGKLVATDKDFEAFGFCKEKFKHDKRIAIYNTGFSDIDTISKIEFIEKFDGIFVDLGVSSYQLDNIESGFTFREDAPLDLRMNKNAGSPASDILNNFSQELISQIIWNYGEEKLARKIARLISEEREKQKFESTLQLRKIIEKIVPERFQSKTLSRVFQALRIYVNNELDELKIFLDKAVNLLNINGSIVVLTYHSLEDRIVKEKFKYESLECICPPGTPVCICGKEKRLRIVNSKPILPGENEIKENKRSRSAKLRAAVRT
- the mraZ gene encoding division/cell wall cluster transcriptional repressor MraZ, translating into MFLGSFKYSVDSKGRISIPARFRKYVTQEANDTFIITRGIVQCIDIYPQDSWKNEVLVRINQLDDFDPDESAFKRMLLELAAEDKLDSQARLLVPKNLLEFAGIDKDVLILGQNKKIEIWNPAVYESHKKENLKPFAEIAKQVMQKKPK